The genomic window GAAACATTCCTGGTGAGATGCCCAGCAATCAAAAGGAACTTGTCATTCGTACAGCACGAAAGGTCACCGTTTTAATGATATCaattgttgttgtcttttttgtttcatggGCACCAGCCTTTGCTTTTCTCATAATCGTCGAATATGGAAACGCTGGTCCGACCTTTGGAGCAGTTTTAGTGCAACATCCCTTCTTATTTGCTATAAGTTACTGGCTTATTTGTAACAACAGCGCCTTTAACCCTTTGCtgtatttcatatttattgaaAGTTTCCGTCAAGGCTTGAGATCGGCCTGTTTAAAATGTCGAGTTCCTCGATTCTCACCTCAGGAAAGGAGGGTCAAAACTGGACAGGAATTAACGAGGAATAGGCCAACTCTGGATATCATCAATAAGGAAGAAGGAAACATTGAATTGAAAGCATACTCTGGGCACAACCTATGAGTGGGAGTGTCTTCCTTTAAGTATAAAACGTTCGTAATTTATCTGTGTGACCATGCACAAGAGTATGAAAGAAGACCTCTCAGACTTAGGATAACGTTTGAATGTTTTCCTTCGGCAGTATTATGTAAGCGTAAGTAGGTGGAAAAAGTGAGCCATGTATATTCCACTCCTTCTCTGTTTAAAGAGATGAACTTTCTTCTGAAAAAATCGGAATGTCATAAGTATTTCagaattgctttggttttgctttactttgctctgtgattggtctacaAACCttgcgccactttctcaaccaatcagatataaaacaaaaaccaatcccgacttggtcgctcgcgttttccAGCGCTTCAGGCTGTTTGGTTGGTTTAACGTTGAGTTCTCATCTTAAAAgttttttactttcttctgattggttttttagATAACTTAGGTTTTGGTTTTAAGCGAATCAATAACAATTACAAGAAGTTTTAAACTAAATAGACATTTTCTTGTAAtagttataaaaataataatactaacaaaaatttatttaaagttaTATAGCGCAGATATCAATTGGGATATTTTCATCTCcactttacaaaaataaaactaaaagtaacCAATACTTATAACAGATAAATACAGATACTATTAACtaatataaacaaaataatataccTTACAAAGTGATTAATATATCAATCTACGAGGAATAAGCCAATGAAATAACATTTCAAGATAAAATTATTTGTGATATATCAATTTATGAACcctaaattattgaaaaagctttcttaaataaaaaggCCTTTTGCAATTTCTTAAATATATCTATGTTTGTTGAGCTTCTGATCGAAGGAGACAACACAATGCAAAGCTTAGGTGCAGCTGCTACGAAAAACGTTCATGACTCAAATGATACTTTATGATATCTCATTATTGAGTGTTAGTTATATCCACACCACTATGGTACTGACCATGATGCTTCAGATTTTGAGAAATGATCTGTGAGTTAGTTTTAGTGTAGCTAAAATCAGTTGTTTGCAGTTGAAATGATGTCTTTTGCAAACGATAAAACAACACAAGATCAGTGACAAGAGGATGGAATAATTTTACTTTGCCAATATCTTTGCAGTCAGACCTTAGCAAGTCATGATCTTAATAAATTTCAGATATTCAGTTAAAGAGGAGTGTTGATCGATTTGTTTTCCTCGATCTTTTAAACGATAGCACAACGTCAAAAAGtcgtttttttaaagcattttttgaCCGAACTCGCTCCGTTTGTACATTAATTCTAGTCATAGTGAGGTAACGGGGGGTCTTCGTTGATCAAATTGATTGTAGTTACGCGATGGATCTCATCAATTCTAATGGCATGACTATCTTGAGGGGATTTCGAGAAAGAAGGAGGATCAGCCAAACTTCAAAATTCAATGAGTCTTAAAAGACTTCTTCAACGCCGATACCAGCAGAACCTCAGACCTAATATAATGCTTCTTCGCGTATTAACACATTTTCTCGAACAGGTTTAAGTTCTGCAGagaactttacaaaaatttgatgAGTCCTCTTAATAAATAAGGTTTATTTCCCTCATTTTTCACTCGCTGAGGCAATCGAGTGTTGAGATAACGAGGTCTAcagtataattttttaaagctttttagAAACGGATCAGTTATGAgtatttgattttatttattgagAGAGCATCTGAAGAGTTTTCTTACTTTGCAAATccgaaattaaaaaacaagagaaagtgacaatttttatttccccTTGTCGTTCAAGTCTCATTATTccttgaaatgtaaataaacaacATACAGTCAAAAGCAAACCGCTGTTCGGTTAATCAGTAGGacaaatcaaatacaaaacgGCAATGCTGTGTTAATTTGAGTCCTCGTTCACCCGGTAAGCCGAAGCACCATGCTAACACATAAAATGTGGTTTCGTGTTGTTTGCCCAATTATCATGTTCTATGTGTGGGTGTCCTCTGCAGAGGAAAACTCATCCAGCCTTAACGATACAAATCTACGGAAATGTAAGTTATCAAAACCTTTATCTCCTTTGTTCACTTGCGGTAGACAGACTTAGGAATACAGCGAGGAAGACTGACTTGTATCCCATTCCGTAGAAACATGTAATGTGGTTCCGTTTTTAAGAGTGATTATTTTTGGGAGGAACACTGCCGTTCAGAATGATTATTTTGCatgagtttatttttcatttgaaacaatCCCTGCCGGCCCTGCAGCGCGAAAATACTTTTATCGTTCTCTTAATGATTCATCCATTAAACCGTGAAAGACCTACGAAGCTCATAGTTTACATGACTTGAGCTTTAAGTTTCCCAGACATCTCACCAGTGTTTCACTTCAGCctttcattaaaaataattctgGAGACTACACATAAGGAACACGCTCATTATCCCGAAGGAAGCAAGCGCACAAGTGTTTTTTCTCTACCAgtagttaaattattttgagaaGTAATAAGTGATAAGCTGCCAGTGATTTGTTTGTTCAATTTACATAACAGAAGgtggaaaatttaatttcctatGAGTCCCGTTAATTAGATTTTACCTCAAGAAagattaaaataactttaattttccttaaaaaaaatttgtcaagtaaACGTTATAAgagataatttttgaaaacacatttttttaaaatgaggaTTGGGTGTTAATTTCACTCTACATTACTGACTTTACACTTTAAATAAAAAGGCCCAGAGATAATAGCCTCCTGTGTCGGGTATATCAATGAGCCACTCCCCTTGATGCTGAATGTGAGCTTGCTTTTCCCTTGTAGATTCATTCATAATGCAtgaattttcatcatttctCAGCAGATCTACCAAGCACCATCGATCTCCAATTCAGTTTACCAACGACAATAATTTTCGCCACAGCCATATTATTTAGCTTCGTGATGTCTGTGATAGGCAACTCTCTTGTGATTTGCATCATAGTCAAACAACAATCCATAAAAACATCAACCAATTGTCTTATACTGAACTTGGCTGTTTGTGATATCTTGACCACTGTTCTCCTGACACCAATtttcatccaaatattttttcttagaGGCAAATGGTTTGGTGGTGTTATGGGAAGCTTCACTTGTAAATTTGTGGAATACGGAAACTCTGTTACACTTTACTGCTCTCTTTTAAACCTTGTTGCCATCGCCATTGATCGATGTCTTGCCGTAACTCGACCACTATCTTACAAACTTTCATCAAAATGGATGGTAAAGATTTCAACTCCAGTCATGtggttgatttcattttcattaccAATAAGAAGTCTGTCGAACACACAATTAATATACTTTGACGGTGATGTGTGGCCGAGATGTGAAGAAATAGGGGAGCGACTTGACTTCTACATTATGGTGGCTACTTTAACGAGCTCATTTATCGCAATTATTACACTTTATTCAGTGATTTCTTATCGTCTTTGGAGAAGAGACATTCCTGGTGAGATGCCCAGCAATCGAAAGGATCTTGTTATTCGTACGGCACGAAAGGTCactattttaatgatttcaattgtagttgttttttttgtttcctggGCACCAGCCTTTGCTTTTCTCTTAACCCTCGAATTTGGAAACGCTGGTCCAACCTTTGGAGAAGTTTTAATGCAATACCCATTTTTATTTGCTACAAGTTTCTGGCTCATTTGTAACAACAGCGCCTTTAACCCTTTGCtgtatttcatatttattgaaAGTTTCCGTCAAGGCTTGAGATCGGCCTGTTCAAGATGTCGTGTTCCTCGATTCTCACTGCAGGAAAGTAGGTTCAAACCTGGACAAGAATTAACGAGGATTAGGCCAACTCTGGATATCATCAATAAGGAAGAAGGAAACATTGAATTGACAGCATACTCTGGACACAACTTATGAGTGGAAGTGTCTTCCTTTAAGTATAAAACTTTCGTAATCTAGCCGTGTGGTGTGCACAGCAGTATGAAAGAAGACCTTTCAGGCTTTACATAACGTTTGAATGTTGTTCTTCAGTGGTATCATATAAGAGTAAAcaggttgaaaatttgaaccatGTAAATACCACTCCTTCTCTGTTTAAAGAAAGGAACTTTTCTTTGCATTAGAGAAGTTTCAAtggagtgtcaaaagtaatctagaattgctttagttttgctttactttgctctgtgattggtccacaaaccttgcgccactttctcaaccagtCAGATGTAAGACAAAAACTAATCCCGACTGGGAtgctcgcgttttcccgcgcttcaggctgTTTAGTCGGTTTAACTttgtgttctcattggctcttaaaggttttttttttccattcttctgATGGGTCGTTGTGATAACAAgggttttggttttgcgacaATCAATAATAACTAAAAGAAGCTATGAACTGAGTAGATATTTCCTTGtgatcataataataataatgataataaaattcattaacttaTATAGCGCAGATATCAATTGCAGTATTTTCATCTgcattttgtaaaaataaaacaaaaagtaaccaatactaataataaataaatactgaTATCATTGACtgatataaacaaaacaatatacCATGTAAAATGTGATCAAAATAATATGTAGCAGGTTctcaataaaaatgataaatatatcAATCAATGAGAAATAAGCCAATAAAATTTCGAGAGAAAACTATTCATGATAAATCAATTACTAGATTACGAACCCAAAGCTATTGAAAAAGCTCTCATAAATAAAAAGATCTTGTGTAATTTCTTAAATATGTCTCTGCTTGTTGAGCTTCTAATTGAAGGAGACAACATAAGCTAAAGCTTAGGTGTAGTTGCTGTGAAAGAACGTTCATGAGTCAAATGACAGTTTATAATATCTCATTATTGAGCCTAAGTTATATCCATACTCCTCTACATACTCCTCTACCCCTGCTCTTCGACCCAATATTGAACTGATTGattttttgtacattttgatccttaacatttattttttcgaCGAAATACGCCATGATGTTTCAGGTTTCGAATAAAGATCTTTGAGTTAGTTTTAGTGTAGCTGATAAGTCAGTTGTTTGCAGTTGATATGATGTATTTTGTACATGATAAAACAAATCCAGATCAGTGACAGGTGGATAGAATCATTTTACGTTAGCAATATCGCTTTAGTCAGACCTTAGCAAGTCATGATCCCAatataaagaaatatttttaatcgaTTTTTCTTTGATCATTTAAACGATAGGACAACGTCAAAACGTTggttttaaaaccattttttaacCGAACTCGCTCAGTTTGTACATTAATTCTAGTCATAGTGAAGTAAGGGCGTCTTCGTTGATCAAGTTGATCCGTAGTTCCACGATGGATCTCATCAATGCTAATGGCATAACTATCTTGAAGGGGTATTGAGAAAGAAGGATAATCGACCAAACTCCAAACTTCAACGAGTCTTAAAAGACATCTCTAACGCCGGTACCAGCAGAACCTCAAATCTAAGATAATGCATCCTTTTTTCGAACAGGTTTCAGTTCTTTGGAGAGCTTTATGAAATATGATAAGCCCCCTTTATtaataaggtttgaaaatatacatatttCCCTTATTTTTCACTAGCTGAGGAAATTGAGTGTTGGAGGTCTACAAGGgaactttttaaactttttaaaaacggATCAGTGCTGAGtatttgatttaatttattGCCAGAGTATCTACAgagattttcttattttgtaaatccgaaatgaaataaaagagaaaatcttaattttctGTAAAAGCATAAATATTCAAGACTGCAATAAAAAAGCGATAAAATCTATTTCTCTTTGTCcttcaaatcttttttccctacaaatgtaaataaataatatacCGTCAAAAGCAAACCACTGTTCGCTTAATCAGGAGGACAAATCATAAATATACCAAACGGCATTGCTGTGTTCATTTGAGTTCTCATCCTCCCGCTAAACTGAAGCATTATGCTGACACATAAAATGTTTTCTCGTGTTGTTTGTCCAATTCTCGTGTGCTGTGTGTGGGTGTCCTTTGCAGAGGAAACTCATCAAGCCTTAACGATACAAATCTACGGAAAGGTAAAAGTTATGAAAACGTTTATTTCCCTTGTTCACTTGCGGTAGACAGATAAAGGAATACAGCCAGGAAGACTAACTTGCATTCGAATCCACCGTGAAACCTTTAATATGACTTTGTTTTTAAGGGTAAACATTTTGGGGAAGGAACGTTACCGTTCAAAACGATTATTTAGTACGAGTTCAGTTTTCATTAGCAACAATCCCTGCCAAACTTGCAACGTGAAAATGCGTCTATCGTTCTCTGATTGATTCATTCATTTGAGCCGTAAAAGACCTGCGAAGCTTATAGTTTACATGACTTGAGCTTTAAGTTTCCCAAACATCTCACCAGTGTTTCACTTCAGCTTTTTAGTAAAAAGAATTCTGGAGACTACACATTTGGAACACGCATATTATCCCGAAGAGGCAAGCGCTCAAGTATTTTTTCACTCCCAGTCGTTAGAGCGTTTTCTGCAGTAGTAAGCGAGAAGCTGCcagtgttttgtttgttcagTTAACATAACAGAAGgtggaaattgtaatttccaGTGAGTCCCGTTAATCGCATTTTACCCCAagaatggttaaaaaaaaactttaattttccaaaaaaactttggttcagtAAACGTCAGAAGAaattatcagttttaaaaaacatttttttaaataaggaTTGAATGTTAAATTTACTTTGCATTACTGACTTTGTACTCTAAATAAAAAGGCCCAGAGATAATAGACTCTTATGTAGGCTATGTCAATGAGCCACTCCCCTTGATGCTGAGAATAAGCTTGCTTTTCTCTTGTAGATTCATTCATAATGCATGAATTTTCCTCATTTCTCAGCAGATCAACAAAGCATCATCGATCTCCAATTCAGTTTACCAACGACAATAATTCTCGCCACGGCCATATTATTTAGCTTTGTGATGTCTGTGATAGGCAACTCTCTTGTAATTTGCATCATAGTCAAACAACAATCCATAAAAACATCAACCAATTGTCTTATACTGAACTTGGCTGTTTGTGATATCTTGACCACTGTACTCTTGACACCAAATTTcatcaaaatagtttttcttgGAGGCAAATGGTTTAGCGGTCTTATGAGAAGCTtcacttgtaaaatgttggaATACGGAAACTCTGTTACTCTTTACTGCTCACTTCTAAACCTTGTTGATATCGCCATTGATCGATGCCTTGCCGTCACCCGTCCACTATCATCAAAAAGGCTGGTAAAGATTTCAATTCCTGTTATTTGgctgatttcattttcattaaccATAGAAAGTCTGTTGAGCacacaattattatattatgatGGTGATGTGTGGCCGAGGTGTGAAGAAATTAAGGATCGAGGCTCTCTTGACTTGTATATTATAATAGTTACTTTAATGGGCTCATTTATTGCATTGATTACGCTTTATTCAGTGACCTCTTATCGTCTTTGGAGAAGAGACATTCCTGGTGAGATGCCCAGCAATCAAAAGGAACTTGTTATTCGTACAGCACGAAAGGTCACTATTTTAATGATATCAGTTGTagttgtcttttttgtttcatggGCACCAGCCTTTGCTTTTTTCTTAATCCTCGAATTTGGAAATGCTGGTTCGACCTTTGGAGAAGTTTTAACGCGATACCCCCTTTTATTTGCTACAAGTTTCTGGCTCATTTGTAACAACAGCGCCTTTAACCCTTTGCtgtatttcatatttattgaaAGTTTCCGTCAAGGCTTGAGATCGGCCTGTTCAAGATGTCGAGTTCCTCGATTCTCACTGCAGGAAAGGAGGGTCAAAACTGGACAAGAATTAACCAGGATTAGGCCAACTTTGGATATCACCAATAAGGAAGAAGGAAACATTGAATTGACAGCATACTCTGGACACAACTTATGAGTGGAAGTGTCTTCCTTTGAGTGTAAAACGTTCGTAATCTAGCCGTGTGGTGTGCACAGCAGTGTGAAAGAAGACCTTTCAGGCTTTACATAACGTTTGAATGTTGTTCTTCAGTGGTATTATATAA from Pocillopora verrucosa isolate sample1 chromosome 8, ASM3666991v2, whole genome shotgun sequence includes these protein-coding regions:
- the LOC131769133 gene encoding neuropeptide SIFamide receptor-like translates to MLTHKMWFRVVCPIIMFYVWVSSAEENSSSLNDTNLRKYLPSTIDLQFSLPTTIIFATAILFSFVMSVIGNSLVICIIVKQQSIKTSTNCLILNLAVCDILTTVLLTPIFIQIFFLRGKWFGGVMGSFTCKFVEYGNSVTLYCSLLNLVAIAIDRCLAVTRPLSYKLSSKWMVKISTPVMWLISFSLPIRSLSNTQLIYFDGDVWPRCEEIGERLDFYIMVATLTSSFIAIITLYSVISYRLWRRDIPGEMPSNRKDLVIRTARKVTILMISIVVVFFVSWAPAFAFLLTLEFGNAGPTFGEVLMQYPFLFATSFWLICNNSAFNPLLYFIFIESFRQGLRSACSRCRVPRFSLQESRFKPGQELTRIRPTLDIINKEEGNIELTAYSGHNL